One genomic segment of Natrialbaceae archaeon AArc-T1-2 includes these proteins:
- a CDS encoding DUF1152 domain-containing protein, translating to MSAITSLEDCFAYDSALVFGVGGSGDVLARGDEPGVRSPVTDGIGLVALEELETLLEIVETEASRIPVEAARGEFGPRTIRGGEVSLRTTPASAVTFYLDPTAVAATSSIADCVRGSDTLEEATEALRDAGLQMEFETERRRLEST from the coding sequence ATGAGCGCGATCACCTCACTCGAGGACTGCTTCGCGTACGACTCGGCGCTCGTCTTCGGCGTCGGCGGCAGTGGCGACGTGCTCGCACGCGGCGACGAACCGGGCGTCCGGAGCCCGGTGACCGACGGGATCGGGCTGGTCGCACTCGAGGAACTTGAGACGCTCCTCGAGATCGTCGAGACCGAAGCGAGCCGGATTCCGGTCGAAGCCGCACGCGGCGAGTTCGGCCCGCGGACGATCCGCGGCGGCGAGGTATCGCTTCGAACGACGCCCGCCAGTGCGGTGACGTTCTACCTCGACCCGACGGCCGTCGCTGCGACGTCGTCGATCGCCGACTGCGTTCGCGGGAGCGACACGCTCGAGGAAGCCACCGAAGCGCTTCGGGATGCGGGCTTGCAGATGGAGTTCGAGACCGAACGACGACGACTCGAGTCGACCTGA
- a CDS encoding NUDIX domain-containing protein, giving the protein MEVRALATDAVIVDDGEVLLMERAHPPFEGQWVLPGGLVERDETAREACIREVREEVGLEVEVETFVGLYDDPDRDDRGNVSAAYRCSPRGDPTPDPREEARRVATFDLASLPGMGFDHDRIVADALEP; this is encoded by the coding sequence ATGGAGGTTCGAGCACTCGCAACGGACGCGGTAATCGTCGACGACGGCGAGGTCCTGCTCATGGAACGGGCCCATCCACCGTTCGAAGGGCAGTGGGTGTTGCCCGGCGGACTGGTCGAACGCGATGAGACGGCCCGCGAGGCCTGCATTCGCGAGGTTCGCGAGGAAGTCGGCCTCGAGGTCGAAGTCGAGACGTTCGTCGGCCTCTACGACGATCCCGACCGCGACGACCGCGGGAACGTGAGCGCAGCGTACCGTTGCAGCCCACGGGGAGATCCGACGCCCGACCCCCGCGAAGAGGCACGCCGGGTGGCGACGTTCGACCTCGCTTCCCTCCCGGGTATGGGCTTCGACCACGATCGAATCGTCGCCGACGCCCTCGAACCATGA
- a CDS encoding NADH-quinone oxidoreductase subunit D yields MSEPPRPEYDSIDPEYDHLRETTADEDALEELLEPYAVGRDDHENAPAFVIRPNDVQEVLETLHDEAGFDHLSCLTPQEYPDRYESIYHLTRFDDRREEVTLVVPLPSDDPVCESAEPVFRTAEWHEREAYDLVGIEYEGNPDLRRILLPETWQGHPLSLEYDQDKPQVVRFAAHENPLEATQREAESDTMFINIGPHHPATHGVLHLKATLDGETVVDVDPDVGYLHRCEEQICQEGSYRYQIIPYSNRWDYTANLPNEWAVARAIEDIADIEVPAYAQVLRTMSTELGRMLGHFLALGTFALDVYGDFTAIFQYAFRDREVVQNILEDLTGQRMMFYYFRLGGVAWDLPEPREEFFEKVRDFLDDLPAKLEEYHDLLVTNEVFQIRCVDTGVLEPDVAKQYGCTGPVARASGIDYDLRRDDPYGYYENLEWNVVTEDGCDNYSRVLVRMSEVEESAKIVEQCLDLLESWPEDERDLQSNVPRTLKPDADTETYRAVESAKGELGIYIRSDGTETPARFKIRSPCFHNLSALPEMAEGGYVADLIASLGSLDIVLGSVDR; encoded by the coding sequence ATGAGTGAACCACCACGACCGGAGTACGACAGTATCGATCCCGAGTACGACCACCTGCGAGAGACGACTGCAGACGAGGACGCCCTCGAGGAGTTGCTCGAGCCCTACGCGGTCGGTCGGGACGACCACGAGAACGCACCGGCGTTCGTGATCCGGCCGAACGACGTCCAGGAGGTCCTCGAGACGTTGCACGACGAGGCAGGGTTCGACCACCTCTCGTGTCTGACTCCCCAGGAGTACCCCGACCGCTACGAATCGATCTACCATCTGACGAGGTTCGACGACCGGCGCGAGGAGGTCACGCTCGTCGTTCCGTTACCCAGCGACGATCCGGTCTGTGAGAGCGCCGAGCCGGTCTTTCGTACGGCCGAGTGGCACGAACGCGAGGCCTACGATCTCGTGGGTATCGAGTACGAGGGGAACCCCGATCTACGACGCATTTTGCTCCCCGAGACCTGGCAGGGCCATCCCCTCTCGCTCGAGTACGACCAGGACAAACCGCAGGTCGTCAGATTCGCAGCACACGAAAACCCCCTCGAGGCGACCCAGAGGGAAGCCGAGTCGGACACGATGTTCATCAACATCGGGCCACACCATCCGGCGACCCACGGCGTCCTCCACCTGAAGGCGACGCTCGACGGTGAGACAGTCGTCGACGTCGACCCCGACGTCGGGTACCTGCATCGCTGCGAGGAGCAGATATGCCAGGAAGGCTCGTATCGCTACCAGATCATCCCGTACTCGAACCGCTGGGACTACACGGCGAACCTGCCCAACGAGTGGGCGGTCGCCCGTGCGATCGAGGACATCGCCGACATCGAAGTCCCTGCGTACGCCCAGGTGTTGCGGACGATGTCGACCGAACTCGGTCGGATGTTGGGACACTTCCTGGCGCTCGGGACGTTCGCGTTAGACGTCTACGGCGACTTCACCGCCATCTTCCAGTACGCCTTCCGAGATCGAGAGGTCGTCCAGAACATCCTGGAGGATCTCACGGGCCAGCGAATGATGTTCTACTACTTTCGACTGGGTGGGGTGGCCTGGGACCTGCCGGAACCGCGCGAGGAGTTCTTCGAGAAGGTCCGTGACTTCCTCGACGACCTGCCCGCGAAACTCGAGGAGTACCACGACCTGCTCGTCACCAACGAGGTCTTCCAGATCAGATGTGTCGACACCGGCGTTCTCGAACCCGATGTCGCCAAACAGTACGGCTGTACGGGCCCCGTCGCCCGCGCCTCCGGAATCGATTACGACCTCCGGCGAGACGACCCCTACGGCTACTACGAGAATCTGGAGTGGAACGTCGTCACCGAGGACGGCTGTGACAACTACAGCCGCGTGCTCGTCCGGATGAGCGAAGTCGAAGAGTCCGCGAAGATCGTCGAGCAGTGTCTCGACCTGCTCGAGTCCTGGCCCGAAGACGAACGCGACCTCCAGAGCAACGTCCCGCGAACGCTCAAACCGGACGCGGATACGGAGACCTACCGGGCCGTCGAGTCGGCGAAAGGCGAACTCGGGATCTACATCCGATCCGACGGAACGGAGACGCCGGCCCGGTTCAAGATCCGCAGTCCGTGCTTTCACAACCTCTCGGCACTACCCGAGATGGCAGAAGGCGGTTACGTCGCAGACCTGATCGCCTCGCTCGGCAGTCTCGACATCGTGCTCGGAAGCGTCGATCGATGA
- a CDS encoding pyridoxamine 5'-phosphate oxidase family protein translates to MADTDAVELDADERDDFLGNGGTGVISFSTPEGTSPHSIPVSYGYDAATTDFYFRLSVGPDREKGDLDGREVSFVVYGRDGDEDEKWKSVLAKGRLEDVDADPIATETLEELDRVHIPLHDVFGEHPRAVSFEFFRLDPEVLTAHTESSTEI, encoded by the coding sequence ATGGCAGACACCGACGCCGTCGAACTCGACGCCGACGAACGGGACGACTTCCTCGGGAACGGGGGGACGGGCGTCATCTCGTTCTCCACGCCAGAGGGCACCTCGCCACACTCGATCCCCGTCTCCTACGGCTACGACGCGGCCACGACGGACTTTTATTTCCGGCTCTCTGTCGGCCCCGATCGGGAGAAAGGCGATCTCGACGGTCGCGAGGTCTCGTTCGTGGTCTACGGACGCGACGGCGACGAAGATGAGAAGTGGAAAAGCGTCCTCGCCAAGGGACGACTCGAGGACGTCGACGCGGATCCGATCGCGACCGAGACGCTCGAGGAACTCGACCGGGTGCACATCCCGCTTCACGACGTCTTCGGCGAGCATCCGCGGGCGGTCTCGTTCGAGTTCTTCCGGCTCGATCCGGAGGTGCTGACCGCCCACACGGAGTCGTCGACCGAGATCTGA
- a CDS encoding aldo/keto reductase, with amino-acid sequence MRVPIPQPGFGTVGHEGESCTETVVRALEAGYRHVDTAQMYDNETAVGRALERADVPREEIFLATKVHPQNLAPEGVLETTEASLERLGVDAVDLLYVHWPTHAYEPTETLPAFDEVRERGLTRHVGVSNFTRELLEQADEILESPIVANQVEVHPRLQQRDLISYARDHDVATVAYCPLMKGDVTDVPELQAIAAAHDATPAQVTMAWFAGREDVVAIPKATGEHVEENLAGCDLELSADDLERIDSLERGERLVDPDEAPWN; translated from the coding sequence ATGCGCGTGCCGATTCCCCAGCCCGGCTTCGGGACCGTCGGACACGAGGGCGAAAGCTGTACCGAAACCGTCGTCAGAGCACTCGAGGCGGGCTATCGCCACGTCGACACCGCCCAGATGTACGACAACGAGACCGCGGTCGGACGGGCGCTCGAGCGCGCCGACGTCCCCCGCGAGGAGATCTTTCTCGCGACGAAAGTCCACCCCCAGAACCTCGCGCCCGAGGGCGTCCTCGAGACGACCGAAGCGAGTCTGGAACGGCTCGGCGTCGACGCCGTCGACCTGCTGTACGTCCACTGGCCGACCCATGCCTACGAGCCGACCGAAACGCTCCCGGCGTTCGACGAGGTCCGCGAACGCGGCCTGACGAGACACGTCGGCGTGAGCAACTTCACACGCGAGTTGCTCGAGCAGGCCGACGAGATCCTCGAGTCGCCGATCGTCGCCAACCAGGTCGAGGTCCACCCCCGGCTCCAGCAGCGAGACCTGATCTCGTACGCGCGAGACCACGACGTCGCGACCGTCGCCTACTGCCCGCTGATGAAAGGTGACGTGACCGACGTCCCCGAACTCCAGGCGATCGCCGCCGCACACGACGCGACGCCGGCACAGGTGACGATGGCGTGGTTCGCAGGGCGCGAGGACGTCGTCGCGATCCCGAAGGCGACGGGCGAACACGTCGAAGAGAACCTCGCTGGATGCGACCTCGAGCTCTCGGCCGACGACCTCGAGCGGATCGACTCGCTCGAGCGAGGCGAGCGTCTGGTCGATCCCGACGAGGCTCCCTGGAACTAG